The genomic stretch CTTAGCAGCGGATCAACTCGATTTTCACATGGACGACAAGAGTAATTCCATTGGGATGCTCCTTTATCATATGTCTACAATCGAAAGAGCATTTCAAATCATGACGTTTCAAGAGCGGGAATTAAATGATGCGGAATGGGAGGAACTTGAAACAGGCATTGAGCTTGGGGAAAAAGCGAGAACTGTGATTCAGGGGCGCGACCTTGATTATTATTGGAGTGAACTTAGTCTTGTTCGTGCTAAAACGCTTGATGATTTAAGAGAAAAAGACGACACCTGGCTAGAAAAAGTAACGCCTTTTGGCTGGGATGAAAAGGCGAATCATTATTTCAAATGGTTCCATGTAATGGAGGATGAAATTAGCCATCGTGGCCAAATCCTCATGATAAAAAGAAGACTAACGACTTAGAGGAAAAACAAGGTACATAACCGAAACCGGATGACAAGAC from Bacillus sp. Cs-700 encodes the following:
- a CDS encoding DinB family protein yields the protein MPHHDLCMIDRKKGFTPEVGRLVSMMDYARHTTEEAIRGLAADQLDFHMDDKSNSIGMLLYHMSTIERAFQIMTFQERELNDAEWEELETGIELGEKARTVIQGRDLDYYWSELSLVRAKTLDDLREKDDTWLEKVTPFGWDEKANHYFKWFHVMEDEISHRGQILMIKRRLTT